From a region of the Rhinatrema bivittatum chromosome 15, aRhiBiv1.1, whole genome shotgun sequence genome:
- the HHLA2 gene encoding HERV-H LTR-associating protein 2 isoform X2 — translation MKDLAILSLLFFLLSSQFSAISGFHEIFGQYAREVVLPCSFNPHTNKIIHWQRPAEEQDIVVHSHYYGKDQLTKQAAEYLNRTALFYDEIENGNASLILKQLHLQDEGLYKCYVTTIQEAFLKVTAFGSSSLSYATQNNEVVLQCSAEGVHPLPTITWSSARGSVDETRRTEGTIGGLMTVTSELNIANSSEAFKCLIQSPVLNLNWTGVWEKPEHLFIDEYDEALLPCYFPSSLNLTDVMVSWSLTGNRNLASFNNSMAVVEDPRVKWVQVNKQSNFSIVLKDLTISDNGNYLCSISSPDYMQLAMTSLSVGKKTITDRRVTVMFVVLFCVLLAAATWNTPP, via the exons ATGAAGGACCTCGCCatactctctcttctcttcttcctcctgtcCTCCCAGTTCTCTGCCATTTCTG GTTTCCATGAAATATTTGGTCAATATGCCAGAGAGGTTGTCCTACCCTGTTCATTTAATCCACATACCAACAAAATCATTCACTGGCAACGCCCAGCAGAAGAGCAGGACATAGTGGTACACAGCCATTACTATGGCAAAGACCAGCTGACAAAACAGGCTGCGGAGTATCTGAACCGAACTGCACTTTTTTATGACGAAATCGAGAATGGGAACGCCTCCCTTATACTAAAACAGCTGCATCTGCAGGATGAAGGACTCTACAAGTGTTACGTGACCACAATACAAGAAGCCTTCTTGAAGGTAACAG CATTCGGTTCCTCTTCCCTGAGTTATGCTACACAAAACAATGAGGTCGTGTTACAATGTTCCGCAGAAGGTGTCCACCCCTTACCAACTATAACGTGGTCGTCTGCTAGAGGATCTGTCGATGAGACCAGAAGGACGGAAGGGACGATTGGCGGATTAATGACTGTGACCAGTGAACTGAACATTGCAAATTCGAGCGAAGCTTTCAAGTGTCTGATTCAGAGTCCAGTTCTAAACCTCAACTGGACAGGAGTATGGGAAAAGCCAG AGCATCTCTTCATAGATGAATATGATGAAGCTTTGCTTCCTTGTTATTTTCCAAGTAGTTTAAACCTCACCGATGTCATGGTTTCCTGGTCACTGACAGGAAACAGAAATTTGGCCTCTTTCAACAACTCGATGGCAGTAGTGGAAGACCCTCGAGTGAAATGGGTGCAAGTGAACAAACAAAGCAACTTTTCCATAGTCCTAAAGGATCTCACCATCTCCGACAATGGCAATTACTTGTGCAGTATTTCATCCCCAGACTATATGCAGCTCGCTATGACATCATTGTCTGttg